A window of Ictidomys tridecemlineatus isolate mIctTri1 chromosome 15, mIctTri1.hap1, whole genome shotgun sequence contains these coding sequences:
- the Plekhg4 gene encoding puratrophin-1 isoform X3: MERSLEGGDESPDSQGHATDWRFAVCSFRDAWEEEDSASQKQIKDPSPPRPPAQGEGLLGSPLSRDLQLPSELQAIDGSGDGQKSTLGGSSVQSEEPFPSGVESLLCPMSSHLSLAQGESDNPRGGLVGDPGPGEALPAVLGPGGLDSSPVDLGDPLSDTSSKPMVTDSRRSSLPKSANCLLAQNLTWELLASGMAALPGTRDVEGRAVLLLCAHSPAWLHPKCGSHELICLLLYLRSIPRPEVQALGLTILVDARICSPSSSLLWGLCQLHEAAPGSVHQVLLMGKMPEEVPSGLQLEQLPSHQSLLTHIPTAGLPTSLGGCLPYCHQTWLDFRMRLEALLQSCQAVCALLQGAIKNMKAVPQPMDFGEVGRVLQQAQVLMQQVLDSPQLAWLQCQGSLELAWLKQEVREVTLSPDYRPAVDKANELYGRVDGLLHQLTLQSNQRVQALELLQTLETQEGRLHQIEVWLQQVGWPALEESGEPSLDMLLQSVGPFRELDQVAQEQVRRGEKFLQPLAGWEAAELGPPGVRFLTLRAQLIEFSRALAQRRQRLADAERLFQFFKQASTWAEDGQRVLAELEQEHPGVVLQRLQLHWTQHPDLPPAHFRKMWALATGLGSERIRQECRWAWAQCQDTWLALDQKLEAALKPPLTGSTASLRVSQVPAVPATPPLRKAYSFDQNLGQSLKEPAHHFHHAAIVTACHKPEAGGGTRPRSYSTLPLPGKDLKSPNRPQLVLAEMVATEREYVRALDYTMENYFPELDRPDVPQGLRGQRAHLFGNLEKLRDFHYHFFLRELEACTQHPPRVAYAFLRHRVQFGMYALYSKNKPRSDALMTSYGHAFFKDKQQALGDHLDLASYLLKPIQRMSKYALLLQELARACGGPAQELNALQEAQSLVHFQLRHGNDLLAMDAIQGCDVNLKEQGQLVRQDEFTVRTGRHKSLRRVFLFEELLLFSKPRRGPAGVDTFTYKRSFKMADLGLTESCADSKLRFEIWFRRRKARDTFVLQASSLATKQAWTADISCLLWRQAVHNKEVRSRASIAVAPFDYDSPYLGSSSSLPGDPASCSVLESLNLHLYRNSALLGVRWPLYPPNFPEEAALEAEAELGSQPSLTPEDSEVSSQCPSASGSSGSDSSCVSGQVLGRVLEDLSYV; this comes from the exons ATGGAAAGGTCCCTGGAGGGTGGGGATGAGTCCCCAGACTCCCAGGGGCATGCCACCGACTGGAGGTTTGCTGTATGCAGTTTCAGGGatgcctgggaggaggaggactcTGCTTCCCAGAAGCAGATTAAGGACCCTAGTCCTCCACGACCACCTGCCCAGGGCGAAGGGCTTCTGGGCAGCCCCTTGTCCAGGGACCTACAATTACCTTCAGAACTACAGGCTATAGATGGATCGGGGGATGGCCAGAAGAGCACATTAGGAGGCTCCTCAGTCCAGTCAGAGGAGCCATTCCCCTCTGGAGTGGAGAGCCTCTTGTGCCCCatgtcctcccacctcagcctggcACAGGGTGAAAGTGACAACCCAAGGGGAGGTTTGGTAGGGGACCCAGGTCCAGGAGAGGCATTGCCAGCAGTCTTAGGCCCTGGGGGGTTGGACAGCAGCCCTGTGGATCTTGGAGACCCTTTATCAGACACATCATCCAAACCTATGGTGACAG ACTCTAGGAGATCCAGCCTTCCCAAGTCTGCCAACTGCCTCCTGGCCCAAAACCTCACCTGGGAACTGCTGGCCAGTGGCATGGCTGCCTTGCCAG GAACTCGTGATGTAGAAGGCCGAGCTGTGCTACTGTTGTGTGCCCACAGCCCAGCCTGGCTTCACCCCAAGTGCGGCAGCCATGAACTCATCTGCCTCCTACTCTACTTGCGAAGCATCCCCAG GCCTGAAGTCCAGGCCCTGGGACTTACCATACTAGTTGATGCCCGGATTTGTTCCCCAAGCTCTTCCCTCTTGTGGGGGCTATGCCAACTACAT GAAGCAGCTCCGGGGTCAGTGCACCAGGTGCTGCTAATGGGAAAAATGCCTGAGGAGGTACCTTCAGGGCTTCAG CTTGAGCAGCTGCCCTCTCATCAGAGCCTGTTGACCCACATCCCTACTGCAGGGTTGCCTACTTCATTAGGAGGATGCCTGCCTTACTGCCACCAGACTTGGCTGGATTTCCGAATG CGACTGGAAGCCCTCCTGCAGAGCTGCCAGGCAGTTTGTGCCCTGCTCCAGGGGGCCATCAAGAATATGAAGGCTGTACCTCAGCCTATGGATTTTGGG GAAGTTGGTCGGGTGCTACAGCAGGCACAGGTCCTGATGCAGCAGGTGCTGGACTCACCACAGCTGGCATGGCTACAATGCCAGGGGAGTTTAGAACTAGcatggctgaagcaggaggtccGAGAGGTGACCCTGAGCCCAGACTACAG GCCAGCGGTAGACAAGGCTAATGAACTATATGGCCGTGTAGATGGACTGCTGCATCAGCTGACCCTGCAGAGCAACCAGCGAGTGCAGGCACTAGAGCTGCTCCAAACACTGGAGACCCAGGAGGGCAGGCTGCACCAG ATTGAAGTATGGCTACAGCAGGTTGGCTGGCCAGCACTGGAGGAGTCAGGGGAACCCTCACTGGACATGCTGCTTCAGTCTGTAGGCCCTTTCCGGGAGCTGGACCAGGTTGCCCAG GAGCAAGTCAGGAGAGGGGAGAAGTTTCTACAGCCACTGGCTGGCTGGGAGGCAGCTGAACTGGGTCCCCCTGGGGTGCGCTTTCTGACCCTGCGAGCCCAGCTGATAGAATTCTCTAGGGCTTTAGCCCAGCGGCGCCAGAGGCTGGCAGATGCTGAGAGACTGTTTCAGTTCTTCAAGCAG GCCTCAACATGGGCTGAGGATGGGCAGCGAGTACTGGCAGAGCTGGAGCAGGAGCACCCAGGGGTTGTGCTACAGCGGCTACAGCTGCACTGGACCCAGCACCCTGACTTGCCTCCTGCGCATTTCCGAAAAATGTGGGCTCTGGCCACAGGGCTGGGTTCAGAGCGCATCCGCCAGGAATGCCGCTGGGCCTGGGCACAGTGTCAGGATACCTGGTTGGCCCTAGACCAGAAGCTAGAGGCTGCACTGAAGCCACCACTGACAGGCAGCACAGCTAGCCTGCGTGTCAGCCAGGTTCCTGCAGTACCTGCTACTCCTCCCTTGAGGAAGGCCTACAGCTTTGATCAGAATCTGGGGCAGAGTCTCAAAGAGCCTGCCCACCACTTCCATCATGCTGCCATTGTCACTGCCTGCCACAAAccagaggctggaggaggtaCCCGTCCCAGGTCATACTCTACTTTGCCTCTACCAGGCAAAGACCTCAAGAGCCCCAATAG GCCACAGTTGGTGTTGGCAGAGATGGTGGCCACTGAGCGAGAATATGTCCGGGCCCTTGACTACACCATGGAGAACTATTTCCCTGAGCTGGATCGCCCCGATGTGCCACAGGGTCTCCGTGGCCAGCGAGCTCACCTTTTTGGTAACCTGGAGAAGCTGCGGGACTTCCATTACCATTTCTTCTTGCGTGAGCTGGAGGCTTGCACCCAGCACCCACCCCGAGTAGCCTATGCCTTCCTACGCCAC AGGGTGCAGTTTGGGATGTATGCACTCTACAGCAAGAATAAACCTCGCTCTGATGCCCTGATGACCAGCTATGGTCACGCCTTCTTCAAG GACAAGCAGCAAGCACTGGGAGATCATCTGGACTTGGCCTCCTACCTGCTAAAGCCTATCCAGCGCATGAGCAAGTATGCACTGCTACTGCAGGAGTTGGCACGGGCCTGTGGGGGACCTGCACAAGAGCTGAATGCCCTACAGGAGGCCCAGAGCCTTGTACACTTCCAGCTACGACATGGCAATGACCTGCTAGCCATGGATGCCATCCAGGGCTGTGAT GTTAACCTCAAGGAGCAGGGGCAGCTAGTGCGACAAGATGAGTTCACAGTGCGCACTGGGCGTCACAAGTCTCTTCGTCGTGTTTTCCTCTTTGAGGAATTGCTACTCTTCAGCAAACCTCGCCGTGGGCCTGCGGGTGTTGACACATTTACCTATAAGCGTTCCTTCAAG ATGGCAGACCTTGGCCTCACTGAGTCCTGTGCGGATAGCAAACTGCGCTTTGAGATCTGGTTCCGTCGTCGCAAGGCCAGGGACACCTTTGTGCTACAGGCCTCTAGCTTGGCCACCAAGCAGGCCTGGACAGCTGACATCTCCTGCCTGCTCTGGAGGCAGGCTGTCCATAACAAGG AAGTTCGCTCTCGGGCTTCCATTGCTGTGGCCCCATTTGACTATGACAGCCCCTACCTGGGGTCCTCAAGCTCCCTTCCTGGAGACCCTGCCTCTTGCTCTGTTCTGGAGTCCCTCAACTTGCACCTGTACAGAAACTCGGCTCTTCTGGGTGTCCGCTGGCCCCTGTATCCTCCAAACTTCCCAGAGGAAGCAGcattggaagctgaggcagaactGGGCAGCCAGCCCTCTTTGA CTCCTGAGGACTCTGAAGTCTCATCCCAATGCCCATCAGCCAGTGGCTCCAGTGGCTCTGACAGCAGCTGTGTGTCAGGGCAGGTCTTGGGCAGGGTCCTTGAGGACTTGTCCTAT GTCTGA
- the Plekhg4 gene encoding puratrophin-1 isoform X1, with translation MERSLEGGDESPDSQGHATDWRFAVCSFRDAWEEEDSASQKQIKDPSPPRPPAQGEGLLGSPLSRDLQLPSELQAIDGSGDGQKSTLGGSSVQSEEPFPSGVESLLCPMSSHLSLAQGESDNPRGGLVGDPGPGEALPAVLGPGGLDSSPVDLGDPLSDTSSKPMVTDSRRSSLPKSANCLLAQNLTWELLASGMAALPGTRDVEGRAVLLLCAHSPAWLHPKCGSHELICLLLYLRSIPRPEVQALGLTILVDARICSPSSSLLWGLCQLHEAAPGSVHQVLLMGKMPEEVPSGLQLEQLPSHQSLLTHIPTAGLPTSLGGCLPYCHQTWLDFRMRLEALLQSCQAVCALLQGAIKNMKAVPQPMDFGEVGRVLQQAQVLMQQVLDSPQLAWLQCQGSLELAWLKQEVREVTLSPDYRPAVDKANELYGRVDGLLHQLTLQSNQRVQALELLQTLETQEGRLHQIEVWLQQVGWPALEESGEPSLDMLLQSVGPFRELDQVAQEQVRRGEKFLQPLAGWEAAELGPPGVRFLTLRAQLIEFSRALAQRRQRLADAERLFQFFKQASTWAEDGQRVLAELEQEHPGVVLQRLQLHWTQHPDLPPAHFRKMWALATGLGSERIRQECRWAWAQCQDTWLALDQKLEAALKPPLTGSTASLRVSQVPAVPATPPLRKAYSFDQNLGQSLKEPAHHFHHAAIVTACHKPEAGGGTRPRSYSTLPLPGKDLKSPNRPQLVLAEMVATEREYVRALDYTMENYFPELDRPDVPQGLRGQRAHLFGNLEKLRDFHYHFFLRELEACTQHPPRVAYAFLRHRVQFGMYALYSKNKPRSDALMTSYGHAFFKDKQQALGDHLDLASYLLKPIQRMSKYALLLQELARACGGPAQELNALQEAQSLVHFQLRHGNDLLAMDAIQGCDVNLKEQGQLVRQDEFTVRTGRHKSLRRVFLFEELLLFSKPRRGPAGVDTFTYKRSFKMADLGLTESCADSKLRFEIWFRRRKARDTFVLQASSLATKQAWTADISCLLWRQAVHNKEMRLAEMVSMGVGNKAFRDIAPSEEAINDRNINCVLKCREVRSRASIAVAPFDYDSPYLGSSSSLPGDPASCSVLESLNLHLYRNSALLGVRWPLYPPNFPEEAALEAEAELGSQPSLTPEDSEVSSQCPSASGSSGSDSSCVSGQVLGRVLEDLSYV, from the exons ATGGAAAGGTCCCTGGAGGGTGGGGATGAGTCCCCAGACTCCCAGGGGCATGCCACCGACTGGAGGTTTGCTGTATGCAGTTTCAGGGatgcctgggaggaggaggactcTGCTTCCCAGAAGCAGATTAAGGACCCTAGTCCTCCACGACCACCTGCCCAGGGCGAAGGGCTTCTGGGCAGCCCCTTGTCCAGGGACCTACAATTACCTTCAGAACTACAGGCTATAGATGGATCGGGGGATGGCCAGAAGAGCACATTAGGAGGCTCCTCAGTCCAGTCAGAGGAGCCATTCCCCTCTGGAGTGGAGAGCCTCTTGTGCCCCatgtcctcccacctcagcctggcACAGGGTGAAAGTGACAACCCAAGGGGAGGTTTGGTAGGGGACCCAGGTCCAGGAGAGGCATTGCCAGCAGTCTTAGGCCCTGGGGGGTTGGACAGCAGCCCTGTGGATCTTGGAGACCCTTTATCAGACACATCATCCAAACCTATGGTGACAG ACTCTAGGAGATCCAGCCTTCCCAAGTCTGCCAACTGCCTCCTGGCCCAAAACCTCACCTGGGAACTGCTGGCCAGTGGCATGGCTGCCTTGCCAG GAACTCGTGATGTAGAAGGCCGAGCTGTGCTACTGTTGTGTGCCCACAGCCCAGCCTGGCTTCACCCCAAGTGCGGCAGCCATGAACTCATCTGCCTCCTACTCTACTTGCGAAGCATCCCCAG GCCTGAAGTCCAGGCCCTGGGACTTACCATACTAGTTGATGCCCGGATTTGTTCCCCAAGCTCTTCCCTCTTGTGGGGGCTATGCCAACTACAT GAAGCAGCTCCGGGGTCAGTGCACCAGGTGCTGCTAATGGGAAAAATGCCTGAGGAGGTACCTTCAGGGCTTCAG CTTGAGCAGCTGCCCTCTCATCAGAGCCTGTTGACCCACATCCCTACTGCAGGGTTGCCTACTTCATTAGGAGGATGCCTGCCTTACTGCCACCAGACTTGGCTGGATTTCCGAATG CGACTGGAAGCCCTCCTGCAGAGCTGCCAGGCAGTTTGTGCCCTGCTCCAGGGGGCCATCAAGAATATGAAGGCTGTACCTCAGCCTATGGATTTTGGG GAAGTTGGTCGGGTGCTACAGCAGGCACAGGTCCTGATGCAGCAGGTGCTGGACTCACCACAGCTGGCATGGCTACAATGCCAGGGGAGTTTAGAACTAGcatggctgaagcaggaggtccGAGAGGTGACCCTGAGCCCAGACTACAG GCCAGCGGTAGACAAGGCTAATGAACTATATGGCCGTGTAGATGGACTGCTGCATCAGCTGACCCTGCAGAGCAACCAGCGAGTGCAGGCACTAGAGCTGCTCCAAACACTGGAGACCCAGGAGGGCAGGCTGCACCAG ATTGAAGTATGGCTACAGCAGGTTGGCTGGCCAGCACTGGAGGAGTCAGGGGAACCCTCACTGGACATGCTGCTTCAGTCTGTAGGCCCTTTCCGGGAGCTGGACCAGGTTGCCCAG GAGCAAGTCAGGAGAGGGGAGAAGTTTCTACAGCCACTGGCTGGCTGGGAGGCAGCTGAACTGGGTCCCCCTGGGGTGCGCTTTCTGACCCTGCGAGCCCAGCTGATAGAATTCTCTAGGGCTTTAGCCCAGCGGCGCCAGAGGCTGGCAGATGCTGAGAGACTGTTTCAGTTCTTCAAGCAG GCCTCAACATGGGCTGAGGATGGGCAGCGAGTACTGGCAGAGCTGGAGCAGGAGCACCCAGGGGTTGTGCTACAGCGGCTACAGCTGCACTGGACCCAGCACCCTGACTTGCCTCCTGCGCATTTCCGAAAAATGTGGGCTCTGGCCACAGGGCTGGGTTCAGAGCGCATCCGCCAGGAATGCCGCTGGGCCTGGGCACAGTGTCAGGATACCTGGTTGGCCCTAGACCAGAAGCTAGAGGCTGCACTGAAGCCACCACTGACAGGCAGCACAGCTAGCCTGCGTGTCAGCCAGGTTCCTGCAGTACCTGCTACTCCTCCCTTGAGGAAGGCCTACAGCTTTGATCAGAATCTGGGGCAGAGTCTCAAAGAGCCTGCCCACCACTTCCATCATGCTGCCATTGTCACTGCCTGCCACAAAccagaggctggaggaggtaCCCGTCCCAGGTCATACTCTACTTTGCCTCTACCAGGCAAAGACCTCAAGAGCCCCAATAG GCCACAGTTGGTGTTGGCAGAGATGGTGGCCACTGAGCGAGAATATGTCCGGGCCCTTGACTACACCATGGAGAACTATTTCCCTGAGCTGGATCGCCCCGATGTGCCACAGGGTCTCCGTGGCCAGCGAGCTCACCTTTTTGGTAACCTGGAGAAGCTGCGGGACTTCCATTACCATTTCTTCTTGCGTGAGCTGGAGGCTTGCACCCAGCACCCACCCCGAGTAGCCTATGCCTTCCTACGCCAC AGGGTGCAGTTTGGGATGTATGCACTCTACAGCAAGAATAAACCTCGCTCTGATGCCCTGATGACCAGCTATGGTCACGCCTTCTTCAAG GACAAGCAGCAAGCACTGGGAGATCATCTGGACTTGGCCTCCTACCTGCTAAAGCCTATCCAGCGCATGAGCAAGTATGCACTGCTACTGCAGGAGTTGGCACGGGCCTGTGGGGGACCTGCACAAGAGCTGAATGCCCTACAGGAGGCCCAGAGCCTTGTACACTTCCAGCTACGACATGGCAATGACCTGCTAGCCATGGATGCCATCCAGGGCTGTGAT GTTAACCTCAAGGAGCAGGGGCAGCTAGTGCGACAAGATGAGTTCACAGTGCGCACTGGGCGTCACAAGTCTCTTCGTCGTGTTTTCCTCTTTGAGGAATTGCTACTCTTCAGCAAACCTCGCCGTGGGCCTGCGGGTGTTGACACATTTACCTATAAGCGTTCCTTCAAG ATGGCAGACCTTGGCCTCACTGAGTCCTGTGCGGATAGCAAACTGCGCTTTGAGATCTGGTTCCGTCGTCGCAAGGCCAGGGACACCTTTGTGCTACAGGCCTCTAGCTTGGCCACCAAGCAGGCCTGGACAGCTGACATCTCCTGCCTGCTCTGGAGGCAGGCTGTCCATAACAAGG AGATGCGTTTGGCTGAGATGGTGTCCATGGGTGTGGGGAACAAGGCCTTCCGAGACATCGCACCCAGTGAGGAAGCTATCAACGACCGCAATATCAACTGTGTCCTAAAGTGCCGAG AAGTTCGCTCTCGGGCTTCCATTGCTGTGGCCCCATTTGACTATGACAGCCCCTACCTGGGGTCCTCAAGCTCCCTTCCTGGAGACCCTGCCTCTTGCTCTGTTCTGGAGTCCCTCAACTTGCACCTGTACAGAAACTCGGCTCTTCTGGGTGTCCGCTGGCCCCTGTATCCTCCAAACTTCCCAGAGGAAGCAGcattggaagctgaggcagaactGGGCAGCCAGCCCTCTTTGA CTCCTGAGGACTCTGAAGTCTCATCCCAATGCCCATCAGCCAGTGGCTCCAGTGGCTCTGACAGCAGCTGTGTGTCAGGGCAGGTCTTGGGCAGGGTCCTTGAGGACTTGTCCTAT GTCTGA
- the Plekhg4 gene encoding puratrophin-1 isoform X2 → MERSLEGGDESPDSQGHATDWRFAVCSFRDAWEEEDSASQKQIKDPSPPRPPAQGEGLLGSPLSRDLQLPSELQAIDGSGDGQKSTLGGSSVQSEEPFPSGVESLLCPMSSHLSLAQGESDNPRGGLVGDPGPGEALPAVLGPGGLDSSPVDLGDPLSDTSSKPMVTDSRRSSLPKSANCLLAQNLTWELLASGMAALPGTRDVEGRAVLLLCAHSPAWLHPKCGSHELICLLLYLRSIPRPEVQALGLTILVDARICSPSSSLLWGLCQLHEAAPGSVHQVLLMGKMPEEVPSGLQLEQLPSHQSLLTHIPTAGLPTSLGGCLPYCHQTWLDFRMEVGRVLQQAQVLMQQVLDSPQLAWLQCQGSLELAWLKQEVREVTLSPDYRPAVDKANELYGRVDGLLHQLTLQSNQRVQALELLQTLETQEGRLHQIEVWLQQVGWPALEESGEPSLDMLLQSVGPFRELDQVAQEQVRRGEKFLQPLAGWEAAELGPPGVRFLTLRAQLIEFSRALAQRRQRLADAERLFQFFKQASTWAEDGQRVLAELEQEHPGVVLQRLQLHWTQHPDLPPAHFRKMWALATGLGSERIRQECRWAWAQCQDTWLALDQKLEAALKPPLTGSTASLRVSQVPAVPATPPLRKAYSFDQNLGQSLKEPAHHFHHAAIVTACHKPEAGGGTRPRSYSTLPLPGKDLKSPNRPQLVLAEMVATEREYVRALDYTMENYFPELDRPDVPQGLRGQRAHLFGNLEKLRDFHYHFFLRELEACTQHPPRVAYAFLRHRVQFGMYALYSKNKPRSDALMTSYGHAFFKDKQQALGDHLDLASYLLKPIQRMSKYALLLQELARACGGPAQELNALQEAQSLVHFQLRHGNDLLAMDAIQGCDVNLKEQGQLVRQDEFTVRTGRHKSLRRVFLFEELLLFSKPRRGPAGVDTFTYKRSFKMADLGLTESCADSKLRFEIWFRRRKARDTFVLQASSLATKQAWTADISCLLWRQAVHNKEMRLAEMVSMGVGNKAFRDIAPSEEAINDRNINCVLKCREVRSRASIAVAPFDYDSPYLGSSSSLPGDPASCSVLESLNLHLYRNSALLGVRWPLYPPNFPEEAALEAEAELGSQPSLTPEDSEVSSQCPSASGSSGSDSSCVSGQVLGRVLEDLSYV, encoded by the exons ATGGAAAGGTCCCTGGAGGGTGGGGATGAGTCCCCAGACTCCCAGGGGCATGCCACCGACTGGAGGTTTGCTGTATGCAGTTTCAGGGatgcctgggaggaggaggactcTGCTTCCCAGAAGCAGATTAAGGACCCTAGTCCTCCACGACCACCTGCCCAGGGCGAAGGGCTTCTGGGCAGCCCCTTGTCCAGGGACCTACAATTACCTTCAGAACTACAGGCTATAGATGGATCGGGGGATGGCCAGAAGAGCACATTAGGAGGCTCCTCAGTCCAGTCAGAGGAGCCATTCCCCTCTGGAGTGGAGAGCCTCTTGTGCCCCatgtcctcccacctcagcctggcACAGGGTGAAAGTGACAACCCAAGGGGAGGTTTGGTAGGGGACCCAGGTCCAGGAGAGGCATTGCCAGCAGTCTTAGGCCCTGGGGGGTTGGACAGCAGCCCTGTGGATCTTGGAGACCCTTTATCAGACACATCATCCAAACCTATGGTGACAG ACTCTAGGAGATCCAGCCTTCCCAAGTCTGCCAACTGCCTCCTGGCCCAAAACCTCACCTGGGAACTGCTGGCCAGTGGCATGGCTGCCTTGCCAG GAACTCGTGATGTAGAAGGCCGAGCTGTGCTACTGTTGTGTGCCCACAGCCCAGCCTGGCTTCACCCCAAGTGCGGCAGCCATGAACTCATCTGCCTCCTACTCTACTTGCGAAGCATCCCCAG GCCTGAAGTCCAGGCCCTGGGACTTACCATACTAGTTGATGCCCGGATTTGTTCCCCAAGCTCTTCCCTCTTGTGGGGGCTATGCCAACTACAT GAAGCAGCTCCGGGGTCAGTGCACCAGGTGCTGCTAATGGGAAAAATGCCTGAGGAGGTACCTTCAGGGCTTCAG CTTGAGCAGCTGCCCTCTCATCAGAGCCTGTTGACCCACATCCCTACTGCAGGGTTGCCTACTTCATTAGGAGGATGCCTGCCTTACTGCCACCAGACTTGGCTGGATTTCCGAATG GAAGTTGGTCGGGTGCTACAGCAGGCACAGGTCCTGATGCAGCAGGTGCTGGACTCACCACAGCTGGCATGGCTACAATGCCAGGGGAGTTTAGAACTAGcatggctgaagcaggaggtccGAGAGGTGACCCTGAGCCCAGACTACAG GCCAGCGGTAGACAAGGCTAATGAACTATATGGCCGTGTAGATGGACTGCTGCATCAGCTGACCCTGCAGAGCAACCAGCGAGTGCAGGCACTAGAGCTGCTCCAAACACTGGAGACCCAGGAGGGCAGGCTGCACCAG ATTGAAGTATGGCTACAGCAGGTTGGCTGGCCAGCACTGGAGGAGTCAGGGGAACCCTCACTGGACATGCTGCTTCAGTCTGTAGGCCCTTTCCGGGAGCTGGACCAGGTTGCCCAG GAGCAAGTCAGGAGAGGGGAGAAGTTTCTACAGCCACTGGCTGGCTGGGAGGCAGCTGAACTGGGTCCCCCTGGGGTGCGCTTTCTGACCCTGCGAGCCCAGCTGATAGAATTCTCTAGGGCTTTAGCCCAGCGGCGCCAGAGGCTGGCAGATGCTGAGAGACTGTTTCAGTTCTTCAAGCAG GCCTCAACATGGGCTGAGGATGGGCAGCGAGTACTGGCAGAGCTGGAGCAGGAGCACCCAGGGGTTGTGCTACAGCGGCTACAGCTGCACTGGACCCAGCACCCTGACTTGCCTCCTGCGCATTTCCGAAAAATGTGGGCTCTGGCCACAGGGCTGGGTTCAGAGCGCATCCGCCAGGAATGCCGCTGGGCCTGGGCACAGTGTCAGGATACCTGGTTGGCCCTAGACCAGAAGCTAGAGGCTGCACTGAAGCCACCACTGACAGGCAGCACAGCTAGCCTGCGTGTCAGCCAGGTTCCTGCAGTACCTGCTACTCCTCCCTTGAGGAAGGCCTACAGCTTTGATCAGAATCTGGGGCAGAGTCTCAAAGAGCCTGCCCACCACTTCCATCATGCTGCCATTGTCACTGCCTGCCACAAAccagaggctggaggaggtaCCCGTCCCAGGTCATACTCTACTTTGCCTCTACCAGGCAAAGACCTCAAGAGCCCCAATAG GCCACAGTTGGTGTTGGCAGAGATGGTGGCCACTGAGCGAGAATATGTCCGGGCCCTTGACTACACCATGGAGAACTATTTCCCTGAGCTGGATCGCCCCGATGTGCCACAGGGTCTCCGTGGCCAGCGAGCTCACCTTTTTGGTAACCTGGAGAAGCTGCGGGACTTCCATTACCATTTCTTCTTGCGTGAGCTGGAGGCTTGCACCCAGCACCCACCCCGAGTAGCCTATGCCTTCCTACGCCAC AGGGTGCAGTTTGGGATGTATGCACTCTACAGCAAGAATAAACCTCGCTCTGATGCCCTGATGACCAGCTATGGTCACGCCTTCTTCAAG GACAAGCAGCAAGCACTGGGAGATCATCTGGACTTGGCCTCCTACCTGCTAAAGCCTATCCAGCGCATGAGCAAGTATGCACTGCTACTGCAGGAGTTGGCACGGGCCTGTGGGGGACCTGCACAAGAGCTGAATGCCCTACAGGAGGCCCAGAGCCTTGTACACTTCCAGCTACGACATGGCAATGACCTGCTAGCCATGGATGCCATCCAGGGCTGTGAT GTTAACCTCAAGGAGCAGGGGCAGCTAGTGCGACAAGATGAGTTCACAGTGCGCACTGGGCGTCACAAGTCTCTTCGTCGTGTTTTCCTCTTTGAGGAATTGCTACTCTTCAGCAAACCTCGCCGTGGGCCTGCGGGTGTTGACACATTTACCTATAAGCGTTCCTTCAAG ATGGCAGACCTTGGCCTCACTGAGTCCTGTGCGGATAGCAAACTGCGCTTTGAGATCTGGTTCCGTCGTCGCAAGGCCAGGGACACCTTTGTGCTACAGGCCTCTAGCTTGGCCACCAAGCAGGCCTGGACAGCTGACATCTCCTGCCTGCTCTGGAGGCAGGCTGTCCATAACAAGG AGATGCGTTTGGCTGAGATGGTGTCCATGGGTGTGGGGAACAAGGCCTTCCGAGACATCGCACCCAGTGAGGAAGCTATCAACGACCGCAATATCAACTGTGTCCTAAAGTGCCGAG AAGTTCGCTCTCGGGCTTCCATTGCTGTGGCCCCATTTGACTATGACAGCCCCTACCTGGGGTCCTCAAGCTCCCTTCCTGGAGACCCTGCCTCTTGCTCTGTTCTGGAGTCCCTCAACTTGCACCTGTACAGAAACTCGGCTCTTCTGGGTGTCCGCTGGCCCCTGTATCCTCCAAACTTCCCAGAGGAAGCAGcattggaagctgaggcagaactGGGCAGCCAGCCCTCTTTGA CTCCTGAGGACTCTGAAGTCTCATCCCAATGCCCATCAGCCAGTGGCTCCAGTGGCTCTGACAGCAGCTGTGTGTCAGGGCAGGTCTTGGGCAGGGTCCTTGAGGACTTGTCCTAT GTCTGA